In Metarhizium brunneum chromosome 3, complete sequence, a genomic segment contains:
- the mtr_4 gene encoding N amino acid transport system protein yields MSDPVVRDHAFSEHVKKEKDSSSSDHTPSDNVLSGPIEGEVTDFEERRTDLEKQKTAEGNAHFNRLGWKRLTVVLIVEAIALGALSLPAAFASLGMVAGVICCVGLGLIAIYTSDIVGQVKIAYPEVAHYADAGRLLAGRLGYEVVGAMFVLQLTFLVGSHCLTGTIAFLNITENGACSVVFGVVSAILLLLLAIPPSFAEVAILGYVDFVSILVAIGITIIATGVRAGQAEGGLSAVGWSAWPKEGLTFAEGFIAITNICFAYSFSMCQFSFMDEMHTPTDYPKSIWALGLIEIFIYTLTGALVYSFVGVDVKSPSLLSAGHTVSKIAFGVALPVIFISGSINTTVIGRYIHGRIYKDSITRFINTPKGWATWFAVISAITVAAFIIAEVIPFFNDLLSISSSLFISGFTFYLPAWMWFKLLKKGSWHSRENLLRSIANAACFVIGIVVLVCGTYASVDDIILSFQTGRTRGVFTCAPIA; encoded by the exons ATGTCGGACCCTGTCGTGCGCGACCACGCTTTCTCCGAGCAcgtcaagaaggagaaggattCTTCCAGCTCCGATCACACCCCTTCAGATAATGTCCTCAGTGGTCCCATCGAGGGCGAGGTGACGGATTTCGAGGAGAGACGCACCGATCTAGAGAAGCAAAAGACTGCCGAGGGCAACGCACACTTTAACCGTCTGGGATGGAAACGTCTAACGGTTGTTCTCATTGTTGAGGCCATTGCTCTCGGGGCTCTGAGTTTGCCCGCGGCTTTTGCCTCTCTCGGCATGGTTGCCGGTGTTATATGCTGTGTTGGTCTCGGTCTCATCGCCATCTACACGTCTGATATCGTCGGACAGGTCAAAATTGCGTACCCGGAAGTTGCCCATTATGCAGACGCTGGACGGCTGCTAGCTGGTCGCCTTGGATACGAAGTTGTCGGGGCCATGTTCGTTTTGCAGTTGACTTTCCTTGTCGGATCTCACTGTTTGACGGGCACCATCGCTTTTCTCAACATAACAGAAAACGGAGCTTGCTCAGTCGTCTTTGGCGTCGTCTCGGCTATCctcctgcttctgcttgccATTCCCCCTTCGTTTGCCGAGGTGGCCATCCTGGGCTACGTCGATTTCGTTTCGATCCTGGTGGCCATTGGTATCACAATTATCGCTACAGGTGTTAGGGCTGGCCAGGCAGAGGGTGGCCTGTCCGCCGTTGGCTGGTCAGCTTGGCCCAAGGAGGGACTCACTTTTGCCGAAGGATTTATCGCCATTACCAATATCTGCTTCGCGTACAGTTTCTCCATGTGCCAGTTCTCCTTTATGGATGAAATGCACACCCCCACCGACTATCCCAAGTCTATCTGGGCGCTTGGTCTTATTGAGATCTTCATTTACACTCTCACTGGTGCTCTCGTGTACTCGTTTGTCGGTGTTGATGTCAAGTCCCCGTCACTGCTCTCTGCTGGTCATACTGTTTCCAAGATTGCATTTGGGGTTGCCTTGCCCGTCATCTTTATCTCTGGATCGATTAATACAACTGTTATTGGCCGATATATCCACGGACGAATTTACAAGGATTCGATTACCCGATTTATCAACACCCCCAAGGGTTGGGCGACCTGGTTTGCTGTTATTAGCGCCATTACTGTCGCCGCCTTCATCATTGCTGAGGTGATCCCCTTCTTCAATGATCTGCTGTCGATTTCCTCGTCCCTATTCATCTCTGGCTTCACATTTTACCTGCCTGCATGGATGTGGTTCAAGCTCCTCAAAAAGGGGAGTTGGCACTCCCGAGAAAACCTGCTGCGATCGATTGCCAATGCAGCCTGCTTCGTTATTGGCATTGTGGTTTTGGTGTGCGGCACCTATGCCAGTGTTGACGACATT ATACTGTCATTCCAGACTGGCAGAACCAGAGGCGTCTTTACGTGCGCACCGATTGCATAA
- the dgoD gene encoding D-galactonate dehydratase — protein MGKIAKIEYFRVPPRWLFVKITDQDNNTGWGEASLEGHTQAVEGCLDAWREQYTGLEADDIEQIWQMSWRKSFYRGGPVLMSALSGLDIALWDLKARKLNVPIYQLLGGKLRSKLKVYAWIGGDRPSDVEQAALARKAQGFTAVKMNATSDMGWLDSPARLASCVERVQAVKAQGLDVGVDFHGRLHRPMAKQLAALLAPLQPLFIEEPLLPEHIEAVRQLAGQAAVPVALGERLHSRWDAKPFLEASCVDVLQPDVCHVGGISELRRIAAMAEAYDVPIAPHCPLGPVALAACLQVAAATPNFAIQEMSLGIHYNVAGYDLLSYITNPHIWDVKDGYVELMDGPGLGIRVNEHLVREASKGAEAWVSPGFVGPGGELREW, from the exons ATGGGCAAAATAGCCAAGATTGAGTATTTCCGCGTGCCCCCACGATGGCTCTTTGTCAAAATCACCGACCAAGACAACAACACCGGCTGGGGCGAGGCCTCCCTCGAGGGCCACACGCAGGCCGTGGAAGGATGCCTCGACGCATGGCGCGAGCAATACACCGGCCTCGAGGCAGA CGACATTGAGCAAATATGGCAAATGTCATGGCGCAAGTCCTTCTACCGCGGCGGCCCCGTGCTGATGAGCGCCCTGTCCGGCCTGGACATTGCCCTCTGGGATCTAAAAG CCCGCAAGCTCAATGTCCCCATCTACCAGCTCCTCGGGGGCAAGCTGCGCTCCAAGCTAAAAGTATACGCCTGGATAGGCGGCGACCGGCCGTCCGACGTCGAGCAAGCCGC CCTCGCCCGCAAGGCCCAGGGCTTCACGGCGGTCAAGATGAACGCCACCTCGGACATGGGCTGGCTCGACTCGCCCGCCCGGCTGGCGAGCTGCGTGGAGCGCGTGCAGGCCGTCAAGGCGCagggcctcgacgtcggcgtcgactTCCACGGCCGGCTGCACCGCCCCATGGCGAAGCAGCTCGCGGCGCTGCTGGCGCCCCTGCAGCCGCTCTTCATCGAGGAGCCCCTGCTCCCGGAGCACATCGAGGCCGTCCGCCAGCTCGCGGGCCAGGCCGCCGTGcccgtcgccctcggcgagCGCCTCCACAGCCGCTGGGACGCGAAGCCCTTCCTCGAGGCGTCGTGCGTAGACGTCCTGCAGCCCGACGTCTGccacgtcggcggcatctcgGAGCTTCGCcgcatcgccgccatggccgaggcctACGACGTCCCCATCGCGCCGCACTGCCCGCTCGGgcccgtcgccctcgccgcgTGCCTGCAGGTCGCTGCCGCCACGCCCAACTTTGCCATCCAGGAGATGAGCCTGGGCATACACTACAATGTCGCCGGCTACGACTTGCTGAGCTACATCACGAACCCGCACATTTGGGACGTCAAGGACGGCTATGTGGAGCTGATGGACGGGCCGGGGCTGGGCATTCGTGTCAATGAGCATCTGGTCCGGGAGGCTAGCAAAGGTGCCGAGGCGTGGGTGAGTCCTGGCTTTGTTGGCCCGGGTGGTGAGTTGAGGGAGTGGTGA
- the prlL_3 gene encoding MFS transporter prlL: MSGDNISPAPAAHADVEKNVVENLEHVGPQSQMPQFPQMDPARRAAVEKKLKRKLDARCGLFVLIYIMNYLDRNNIASARLKGLQDDLKLDDTQYATCLSILYVGYILMQVPSNMFINRIQRPSLYIACAMLVWGLISTLSGNAKDFTGMVIIRFFLGFIEAAFLPGALLILSKWYTRRELTTRNAVLFCGNLISNAFSALVGAGVLSNMQGVLGHAAWRWLFWIEGAVTMFVALLAALILPDLPHNARGFTEEERAVAQLRMIEDVGEADTDAADQGAFDGLIMALTDYKIYVMMLTFTAYVVGLSFNAFFPTLTGTLGFAYVPTLLMSSPPWAFSCLISIINAWHADRTQEKFWHIVGPIIMGIVGFIISMSTLNVAARYVALFLQAGSYAGFIVFYSWISSSFPRPPAKRAVAIALINAFSQLGNVAGSYVWALKDNGYRKSYGIVLSMFGVTIVGCWIFRMMLSRLNQKLEDKETAETSQSAGNRPEGDEYLENTDESLRMRKGFRYLV, translated from the exons ATGTCTGGAGACAACATCTCACCGGCGCCTGCGGCGCACGCAGACGTCGAGAAGAACGTGGTGGAAAATCTCGAGCACGTCGGCCCCCAGTCCCAGATGCCACAGTTTCCCCAGATGGATCCGGCGCGGCGAGCTGCCgtcgagaagaagctgaagcgCAAGCTCGACGCGCGCTGCGGCCTGTTTGTGCTCATCTACATCATGAACTACCTCGACCGCAACAACATTGCCTCGGCGCGGCTCAAGGGGCTCCAGGACGACCTCAAGCTCGACGACACCCAGTACGCCACGTGCCTGAGCATCCTGTACGTGGGCTACATCCTGATGCAGGTGCCGTCCAACATGTTCATCAACCGCATCCAGCGGCCGTCGTTGTACATTGCCTGCGCCATGCTGGTCTGGGGCCTCATCTCGACGCTGTCGGGCAACGCCAAGGACTTCACGGGCATGGTCATTATCCGCTTCTTCCTGGGCTTCATCGAGGCCGCCTTCCTGCCCGGCGCGCTGCTGATCCTGTCCAAGTGGTACACGCGCCGGGAGCTGACGACGCGCAACGCCGTCCTCTTCTGCGGCAACCTCATCTCCAACGCCTTCTCCgccctcgtcggcgccggcgtgcTGTCCAACATGCAGGGCGTCCTGGGCCACGCCGCCTGGCGCTGGCTGTTTTGGATCGAGGGCGCCGTCACCATGTTTGTCGCcctcctggccgccctgATCCTGCCCGACCTGCCGCACAACGCGCGCGGCTTcaccgaggaggagagggcCGTCGCCCAGCTGCGCATGATTGAGGATGTTGGCGAGGCCGACACCGACGCGGCCGACCAGGGCGCCTTTGACGGCCtcatcatggccttgaccGACTACAAGATTTACGTCATGATGCTCACCTTTACCGCCTATGTCGTTGGCTTGTCCTTCAATGCCTTTTTC CCTACCCTCACGGGAACTTTGGGCTTCGCATACGTGCCTACCCTGCTCATGAGCTCTCCCCCCTGGGCATTCTCATGCctcatctccatcatcaacgcCTGGCACGCCGACCGGACGCAAGAAAAG TTCTGGCACATTGTCGGCCCCATCATCATGGGCATCGTCggcttcatcatcagcatgTCCACGCTCAACGTGGCCGCCCGCTACGTCGCCCTGTTCCTCCAGGCCGGCTCCTACGCcggcttcatcgtcttctACTCGTGGATCAGCTCCTCCTTCCCCCGGCCCCCGGCGAAGCGAGCCGTCGCCATTGCCCTCATCAACGCCTTCAGCCAGCTGGGCAACGTGGCCGGGTCGTACGTCTGGGCGCTCAAGGACAACGGGTACCGCAAGAGCTACGGCATCGTGCTGTCCATGTTTGGCGTCACTATTGTCGGCTGCTGGATCTTTAGAATGATGCTGAGCCGCCTCAACCAGAAGctggaggacaaggagacggCCGAGACGAGCCAGAGCGCCGGCAACAGGCCCGAGGGAGACGAGTACCTTGAGAACACGGACGAGTCTCTGCGCATGCGCAAGGGCTTCAGGTACTTGGTGTAA
- the Glb1l2_1 gene encoding Beta-galactosidase-1-like protein 2, translating into MLGRGVAAAVFGWAAALLSLAKPLVAAHRGNFTYDRHNFLLDGVPIQLIGGQMDPQRIPPAYWTQRLQMAKAMGLNTIFSYVFWNNIEPTEGSWDFEGRNDIARFVRLAQQEGLYVVLRPGPYICGEHEWGGFPSWLSQIPGMAVRQNNKPFLDASRNYLEQLGKHLAATHISQGGPVLMTQLENEYGSFGKDKAYLRAMADMLKANFDGFLYTNDGGGKSYLDGGSLHGILAETDGDPKTGFAARDQYVTDPTMLGPQLDGEYYVTWIDDWSSNSPYQYTSGRPDATKRVLDDLDWILAGNNSFSIYMFHGGTNWGFENGGIWVDNRLNAVTTSYDYGAPLDESGRATGIYRQIRDVISKHVPAGTIPEVPHVPDLTTIDDFALEPAVALFDTRSDKPAVQAGSPVPMEKLGQAFGFVLYEHRVSAAVSGAIAPGDGPRDRVMVYVNGARVGVVDKTHAAPAPVSVDLKQGDVLQLLVENLGRIDYGQQLREQQKGIVGNVTVGGDAVLEGWSAYSLPLTDLPAALADENSETPEIKDGGAPVFYKGTFGLPAGAGNDLSGDTFLSLPNGVKGSVWVNGHHLGRYWVVGPQQSLYVPGAYLYGGNKPNRVVVLELEPKAGADMVARGLATREWANHPDPDVA; encoded by the coding sequence ATGCTTGGCAGAGGagtggcagcagcagtctTCGGCTGGGCTGCGGCTTTGCTATCGCTTGCAAAGCCACTCGTTGCCGCCCATCGTGGCAACTTTACCTATGACCGTCACAACTTCTTGCTCGATGGCGTTCCTATCCAGTTGATCGGGGGCCAGATGGACCCCCAGCGCATTCCGCCCGCCTACTGGACTCAGCGGCTGCAGATGGCAAAGGCCATGGGCTTGAACACGATATTCTCCTACGTATTTTGGAACAATATTGAACCGACAGAGGGCTCATGGGACTTTGAGGGACGCAATGACATTGCCCGGTTCGTGCGGCTCGCCCAACAGGAAGGCCTCTATGTCGTCCTCCGTCCTGGGCCGTATATATGCGGCGAACATGAATGGGGTGGCTTCCCTTCTTGGCTCAGCCAGATTCCCGGCATGGCCGTGCGGCAGAACAACAAGCCCTTTCTAGATGCATCCCGCAACTATCTTGAACAGCTCGGCAAGCACCTGGCCGCCACGCACATTTCCCAGGGCGGGCCGGTCCTCATGACCCAGCTGGAGAATGAATACGGCAGCtttggcaaggacaaggcctATCTccgggccatggcggacaTGCTGAAAGCCAACTTTGACGGGTTTCTCTACACcaacgacggcggcggcaagagctACCTCGACGGAGGCTCCCTGCACGGCATCCTCGCAGAGACGGACGGCGATCCCAAGACGGGCTTCGCCGCCCGAGATCAATACGTGACTGACCCTACCATGCTTGGGCCGCAGCTAGACGGAGAGTACTACGTGACCTGGATTGACGACTGGTCGAGCAACTCGCCCTACCAGTACACCTCTGGACGGCCTGATGCCACCAAGAGGGTTCTCGACGACCTCGACTGGATCCTGGCCGGCAACAACTCCTTCAGCATCTACATGTTCCACGGCGGCACCAACTGGGGGTTCGAAAACGGCGGCATCTGGGTCGACAACCGCCTCAACGCAGTCACGACCAGCTACGACTACGGCGCGCCTCTGGACGAGAGCGGCCGCGCGACCGGCATCTACCGGCAGATCCGAGACGTCATCTCCAAGCACGTCCCGGCAGGCACCATCCCCGAGGTTCCCCACGTGCCCGACCTGACCACCATCGACGACTTTGCCCTCGAGCCCGCCGTGGCGCTGTTCGACACGCGCAGCGACAAGCCCGCGGTCCAGGCCGGCAGCCCCGTCCccatggagaagctgggccaGGCATTCGGCTTCGTGCTGTATGAGCACCGCGTCTCCGCGGCCGTCAGCGGCGCCATTGCCCCCGGTGACGGGCCGCGAGACCGCGTCATGGTATACGTCAACGGCGCCAGGGTCGGCGTCGTGGACAAGACGCACGCGGCCCCGGCGCCCGTCAGCGTGGACCTGAAGCAGGGCGACGTCCTGCAGCTCCTGGTCGAAAACCTCGGCCGCATCGACTACGGCCAGCAGCTCAGGGAGCAGCAAAAGGGCATCGTGGGCAACGTCACGGTCGGAGGGGACGCCGTCCTGGAGGGATGGTCTGCGTATTCCCTGCCGCTGACGGACCTGCCCGCCGCCCTGGCCGACGAGAATTCCGAGACGCCTGAAATCAAGGATGGGGGCGCTCCCGTCTTTTACAAGGGCACGTTTGGCCTGCCCGCGGGGGCCGGCAATGACCTCAGCGGCGACACCTTTCTCTCGCTGCCCAACGGCGTCAAGGGCAGTGTCTGGGTCAATGGCCATCACTTGGGGCGGTATTGGGTCGTGGGACCCCAGCAGAGTCTGTATGTGCCGGGCGCGTATCTGTACGGCGGGAATAAACCCAATCGCGTTGTTGTTCTTGAGCTTGAGCCCAAGGCCGGTGCGGACATGGTTGCCCGCGGACTGGCGACGCGAGAGTGGGCGAACCATCCTGACCCTGATGTCGCGTGA
- the aglA gene encoding Alpha-galactosidase A — MKAQVAMAATGLASSAAASSINILPTPPMGFNNWARFMTNINESIFIDAGVAMSNNGLRTAGYNRLNLDDAWSLLQRDANGSMVADPAKFPSSLPWLTDWMRSNGFKPGIYTDAGSLSCGGYPGALDHEKRDLQDFLRWGFDYLKMDGCNLPNDEEETYHEMYSRWASLLSYPKEVAMVFSNSAPAYFSNQKNLTDWYRAIGWASDYGQLARHSADIVTYPNGNGWKSIMFNYGQNLRLARFQRPGFFNDPDFLIPDHPSLTMQEKKSQFALWCSMSSPLLISADIPSLPKETIDFLTNPGLIAVDQDKLAQQATLVSRNATWDVLTRTLANGDRLLTVLNRGDSAASVHIPLERAGIDFGAIGDGNVTVQDLWTGRVTYLLPGEAPLTIENIPAHGTAVYRLQSISPITPTGAIFNTNSLKCLTDSPSGNVTWDACQGTDAQVWAVHKEDGRVSSLLRPKDCIVPVDGVVKTTSGCVRHHTNPWTYKSSGNLVDNKSGNCLTENIDGTAIAEGCGYLLNQQVLALPAGVPVIMF; from the coding sequence ATGAAGGCACAAgtagccatggccgccacgGGCCTGGCGTCTTCTGCCGCGGCGTCGTCCATCAACATCCTCCCGACACCGCCCATGGGCTTCAACAACTGGGCACGCTTCATGACCAACATCAACGagtccatcttcatcgacgcGGGCGTGGCCATGAGCAACAATGGACTTCGCACCGCCGGATACAATCGCCTCAACCTGGATGACGCCTGGTCTCTTCTGCAGCGAGATGCCAACGGCTCCATGGTTGCCGACCCGGCCAAGTTCCCCTCGAGCCTCCCGTGGCTCACAGACTGGATGCGGTCCAACGGCTTCAAGCCCGGCATCTACACCGACGCCGGCAGCCTGTCCTGCGGCGGATACCCCGGCGCCTTGGACCACGAGAAACGGGACCTGCAGGACTTTTTGCGCTGGGGCTTCGACTACCTCAAGATGGACGGGTGCAACCTGCccaacgacgaggaggagacgTACCACGAGATGTACAGCCGCTGGGCCTCGCTGCTGTCCTATCCCAAAGAAGTCGCCATGGTCTTCTCCAACTCGGCGCCCGCCTACTTCTCCAACCAGAAGAACCTAACCGACTGGTACCGCGCCATAGGATGGGCTTCCGACTACGGCCAGCTTGCCCGCCACTCGGCCGACATTGTGACGTAtcccaacggcaacggctggAAGAGCATCATGTTCAACTACGGCCAGAACCTGCGCCTCGCCCGCTTCCAGCGGCCCGGCTTCTTCAACGACCCGGACTTCCTCATCCCGGACCACCCCTCGCTGACCATGCAGGAGAAGAAGTCGCAGTTCGCCCTGTGGTGCAGCATGTCCTCGCCGCTCCTCATCAGCGCCGACATCCCCAGCCTGCCCAAGGAAACCATCGACTTCCTCACCAACCCGGGCCTCATCGCCGTCGACCAGGACAAGCTCGCCCAGCAGGCCACCCTCGTCAGCCGCAACGCCACCTGGGACGTCCTCACCAGGACCCTCGCCAACGGCGACCGCCTCCTGACCGTCCTGAACCGCGGCGACTCCGCCGCCAGCGTCCACATCCCCTTGGAGCGCGCCGGCATCGACTTCGGGGCCATCGGCGACGGCAACGTTACTGTTCAGGATCTGTGGACGGGCCGGGTCACCTACCTCCTCCCCGGCGAAGCCCCCTTGACCATCGAGAACATTCCGGCCCACGGCACCGCCGTCTACCGCCTCCAGAGCATCAGCCCCATCACGCCCAccggcgccatcttcaacacAAACAGCCTCAAGTGCCTGACCGACAGCCCGTCCGGCAACGTCACCTGGGATGCCTGCCAGGGCACCGACGCCCAGGTTTGGGCCGTCCACAAGGAAGACGGCCGCGTCAGCAGCCTGCTGCGCCCTAAAGATTGCATCGTCcccgtcgacggcgtggTCAAGACCACCAGCGGCTGCGTTAGACACCACACCAACCCCTGGACGTACAAGTCTTCCGGCAACCTGGTCGACAACAAATCCGGCAACTGTCTGACCGAGAATATTGACGGCACTGCCATTGCCGAGGGCTGCGGGTACCTTCTCAATCAGCAGGTTCTTGCTCTCCCCGCCGGAGTCCCGGTTATCATGTTCTAG
- the GANC gene encoding Neutral alpha-glucosidase C, whose translation MPQQERVPSTWELFGASSTDPSVQLQSTSQDLPFTFKFELIAPNVFRTTFSSESHPLPPHPSVIIPSLGQRVLKANTLVGSGGTSKEIRIGDIVANVDWTESSPLVSISYADSKEPIHTDLPHRSYVVDGEGIAHYSRYKRGTLHVGLGEKAAPMNLSGRRFELSATDSFGYDVYKTDPLYKNIPLLINATPAGCVALFSTTHGRGKYSIGAEMDGMWGHYKVYRQDYGGLEEIVIVGQTLKDIVTTYAEFAGFPLLVPRWAFGYLSGGMKYSMLDDPPASEALLELARKMKEHDIPCSAYQMSSGYTVAEQEPKTRNVFTWNRHRFPDPQGWIKEYHKLGMRLIANVKPYVLASHPEYQKLKDSGALFTDPHTKTTAVTRLWSAGGGESDEGGHIDFTSSAGFSWWFNGVKKLREEGIDCIWNDNNEYTITDDGWQCALDQPSLEVPEGLRGRRDVGLWGRSLHTELHGKASHDALLEADPDNRPFVLTRSATAGTMRYACSSWSGDNITSWSGMKGANALSLTAGMCLMQCYGHDIGGFEGPQPSPELLLRWVQLGIHSPRFAINCFKTGDDNNVGDVIEPWMHPSITHLVRKAIKRRYAMIPYLYSLMLVSHQTAIPPQRWTGWGYESDPQVWTPEIMDGECQYWLGDSILIGGVYEPGVSSARVYLPKQSESDEGFLNLNAPYQHFQSGRWITVDAEWHGAGIPVLAKVGTVIPIGHDVQVLSPGEKENVADLPLDDYRAVEIFPPPGKSAKDWYVCDWYEDDGVSTASKVKISKYTISYNATESQVRINFTREEKSGFVAPWKTLVAILPAGDLRTVVSEDGMEVRALKPDEQGRRHFELRRQ comes from the coding sequence ATGCCTCAACAAGAGCGAGTCCCTTCAACCTGGGAGCTTTTCGGTGCCTCCAGCACGGATCCCAGTGTACAGCTGCAATCTACCAGCCAAGATTTACCATTTACCTTCAAGTTTGAGCTCATCGCCCCGAATGTATTCCGAACAACATTCTCATCAGAGTCGcatcccctcccccctcacCCTAGTGTCATAATTCCATCCCTAGGACAACGGGTCCTGAAGGCCAATACTCTGGTTGGGAGCGGCGGTACCAGCAAAGAGATTCGCATTGGAGATATTGTTGCCAATGTTGACTGGACCGAATCTTCACCACTTGTCAGCATCTCGTATGCCGACTCCAAGGAGCCAATACATACCGATCTTCCTCACAGGTCCTATGTCGTTGATGGGGAAGGCATTGCGCACTACTCTCGCTATAAGCGCGGGACTCTGCACGTTGGTCTTGGTGAAAAGGCTGCGCCCATGAACTTGTCAGGTCGACGATTCGAACTGTCTGCCACGGACAGCTTTGGCTATGATGTCTACAAGACAGACCCATTGTACAAAAATATTCCGCTCCTCATCAATGCAACACCCGCCGGCTGTGTTGCGCTCTTTTCAACTACTCATGGACGGGGAAAGTACTCTATCGGTGCCGAAATGGACGGCATGTGGGGACACTACAAGGTGTATCGACAGGATTATGGCGGTCTCGAAGAGATTGTGATTGTCGGTCAAACTCTAAAAGATATTGTCACAACCTATGCCGAGTTTGCCGGGTTTCCGTTACTGGTCCCTCGGTGGGCATTTGGCTATCTGTCTGGAGGCATGAAGTATTCCATGCTCGACGATCCACCTGCATCCGAGGCACTTCTCGAGCTGGCTCGAAAAATGAAAGAGCATGACATACCTTGCTCTGCATATCAGATGTCTTCAGGATACACTGTTGCAGAACAGGAGCCCAAGACGAGGAATGTGTTCACATGGAACCGGCATCGCTTCCCCGACCCCCAAGGATGGATCAAGGAATATCACAAGCTTGGTATGCGATTAATTGCGAACGTGAAACCCTACGTTTTGGCAAGTCATCCGGAATACCAGAAACTGAAGGATTCAGGGGCTTTGTTCACAGACCCTCACACCAAGACCACAGCCGTCACCCGGCTTTGGagcgctggtggtggtgagagTGACGAGGGCGGTCACATCGATTTCACCTCCTCGGCCGGATTTAGTTGGTGGTTCAACGGAGTCAAAAAACTTCGAGAGGAAGGCATTGACTGTATTTGGAACGATAACAATGAGTACACAATTACCGACGATGGCTGGCAATGCGCTCTAGACCAGCCCTCTTTAGAAGTGCCAGAGGGTCTCAGGGGGCGTCGAGACGTCGGTCTTTGGGGACGCAGTCTGCATACAGAGCTCCATGGCAAAGCTTCGCACGATGCACTGCTCGAGGCTGATCCAGATAACCGACCATTTGTCCTGACTCGAAGTGCCACGGCCGGTACAATGAGATATGCATGTAGCTCCTGGAGTGGTGATAATATCACTAGTTGGTCAGGCATGAAGGGCGCAAATGCATTGTCACTCACAGCCGGCATGTGTCTGATGCAGTGCTACGGCCATGATATTGGTGGATTCGAAGGGCCGCAACCATCTCCCGAGCTGCTGCTTCGATGGGTACAGCTTGGTATCCATTCCCCTCGGTTTGCCATCAACTGCTTCAAGACTGGAGATGACAATAATGTTGGCGATGTCATCGAACCATGGATGCATCCATCAATTACACACCTGGTCAGAAAAGCGATCAAACGCCGGTATGCAATGATACCTTATTTGTACTCGCTTATGCTGGTGAGTCACCAAACGGCCATACCACCACAAAGGTGGACAGGTTGGGGATATGAGTCTGATCCCCAAGTTTGGACTCCCGAGATCATGGATGGCGAGTGTCAATACTGGCTTGGTGATTCAATCCTTATTGGAGGTGTTTACGAACCAGGCGTAAGCAGCGCCAGAGTATATCTGCCGAAACAATCTGAATCTGATGAAGGATTCCTCAATCTCAATGCGCCATACCAACACTTTCAGTCTGGCCGGTGGATCACGGTCGATGCGGAATGGCATGGGGCTGGCATCCCAGTCCTTGCTAAAGTCGGGACCGTCATACCAATTGGGCATGACGTGCAAGTCCTTTCTCCtggagagaaggaaaatgTGGCCGATTTACCCCTAGATGACTACCGCGCCGTCGAGATTTTTCCTCCGCCAGGGAAAAGTGCTAAAGATTGGTATGTGTGCGATTGGTacgaagatgatggagtGTCGACTGCTTCCAAGGTCAAGATTTCCAAGTATACTATTTCGTACAACGCTACGGAATCTCAAGTGCGTATCAATTTCACCCGGGAAGAGAAATCAGGTTTCGTCGCCCCTTGGAAGACACTTGTCGCGATTCTGCCTGCTGGAGACTTGAGAACCGTTGTTTCCGAGGATGGTATGGAAGTTCGTGCTCTCAAGCCCGATGAGCAAGGTCGCCGGCATTTCGAGCTCCGTCGGCAGTAA